The Populus trichocarpa isolate Nisqually-1 chromosome 11, P.trichocarpa_v4.1, whole genome shotgun sequence genome has a segment encoding these proteins:
- the LOC7455020 gene encoding uncharacterized protein LOC7455020 isoform X2 — translation MQNDGSGRDGTTRAGGDVPLTEVDLEKQDNSKVLTQEGGNGVLSGNSDYSPVIAIVVSNGESPVAASKEELHSVDFPRKGSLSRTSSSHEQCRVCQQEKEEVLIDLGCKCKGGLAKAHRTCIDTWFSTRGSNKCEICQAVAVNVSPPESQPIANYWVWRIDPNFRPRDRDRGCFSPLWVAFSILIGGLLLDVLISITLGVSALPVNIIIGVIVVLGLGTALRLALEFCHEWSFRRAVQRADANENHGYHPAS, via the exons ATGCAGAATGATGGGTCTGGTAGAGATGGCACCACCAGAGCTGGTGGAGATGTGCCCCTCACTGAGGTTGACCTGGAGAAGCAGGATAACAGTAAGGTGTTAACGCAAGAAGGCGGTAATGGGGTCTTGTCAGGGAATTCTGATTATTCACCAGTGATTGCCATTGTGGTTTCTAATGGCGAGTCTCCTGTGGCTGCCAGCAAGGAAGAGTTGCATAGTGTGGATTTTCCCAGAAAAGGGTCGTTGTCAAGGACTTCAAGTTCGCACGAACAATGCAG AGTTTGTCAGCAGGAGAAGGAAGAAGTTCTCATAGATCTTGGATGCAAATGTAAAGGCGGTCTTGCAAAAGCCCATCGCACATGTATTGATACCTGGTTTAGCACAAGAGGGTCCAACAAATGTGAGATATGCCA GGCTGTAGCTGTAAATGTGTCACCTCCAGAATCTCAGCCAATT GCAAACTACTGGGTTTGGAGAATTGACCCAAACTTTAGACCACGAGACCGTGATAGG GGCTGTTTTAGTCCTCTTTGGGTGGCGTTCTCAATCCTTATTGGTGGTCTCTTGTTGGATGTGCTGATATCCATCACCCTTGGTGTTTCTGCCTTACCTGTTAACATAATAATTG GGGTCATTGTTGTTCTCGGACTTGGAACCGCGCTTCGGCTAGCCCTGGAATTCTGCCATGAGTGGAGTTTTAGGAGAGCAGTTCAAAGGGCAGATGCCAATGAGAATCATGGTTACCATCCAGCTTCGTAG
- the LOC7455020 gene encoding uncharacterized protein LOC7455020 isoform X1, translating to MQNDGSGRDGTTRAGGDVPLTEVDLEKQDNSKVLTQEGGNGVLSGNSDYSPVIAIVVSNGESPVAASKEELHSVDFPRKGSLSRTSSSHEQCRVCQQEKEEVLIDLGCKCKGGLAKAHRTCIDTWFSTRGSNKCEICQAVAVNVSPPESQPIQANYWVWRIDPNFRPRDRDRGCFSPLWVAFSILIGGLLLDVLISITLGVSALPVNIIIGVIVVLGLGTALRLALEFCHEWSFRRAVQRADANENHGYHPAS from the exons ATGCAGAATGATGGGTCTGGTAGAGATGGCACCACCAGAGCTGGTGGAGATGTGCCCCTCACTGAGGTTGACCTGGAGAAGCAGGATAACAGTAAGGTGTTAACGCAAGAAGGCGGTAATGGGGTCTTGTCAGGGAATTCTGATTATTCACCAGTGATTGCCATTGTGGTTTCTAATGGCGAGTCTCCTGTGGCTGCCAGCAAGGAAGAGTTGCATAGTGTGGATTTTCCCAGAAAAGGGTCGTTGTCAAGGACTTCAAGTTCGCACGAACAATGCAG AGTTTGTCAGCAGGAGAAGGAAGAAGTTCTCATAGATCTTGGATGCAAATGTAAAGGCGGTCTTGCAAAAGCCCATCGCACATGTATTGATACCTGGTTTAGCACAAGAGGGTCCAACAAATGTGAGATATGCCA GGCTGTAGCTGTAAATGTGTCACCTCCAGAATCTCAGCCAATT CAGGCAAACTACTGGGTTTGGAGAATTGACCCAAACTTTAGACCACGAGACCGTGATAGG GGCTGTTTTAGTCCTCTTTGGGTGGCGTTCTCAATCCTTATTGGTGGTCTCTTGTTGGATGTGCTGATATCCATCACCCTTGGTGTTTCTGCCTTACCTGTTAACATAATAATTG GGGTCATTGTTGTTCTCGGACTTGGAACCGCGCTTCGGCTAGCCCTGGAATTCTGCCATGAGTGGAGTTTTAGGAGAGCAGTTCAAAGGGCAGATGCCAATGAGAATCATGGTTACCATCCAGCTTCGTAG
- the LOC7489067 gene encoding uncharacterized protein LOC7489067, which yields MAPPEHKPTSEGDKNKLLGREVRDMVDVITNRIAGLHNQESSADEDDHGIRIITLAGTNTGATMRSELDDQKGKKLPDGESFGEPEASGTYVNSNFQALNNSIMFGSHYNTNDPGVHMDISDTFEPHGLKPGKHGKKGKKKDKGLKEENHSDHSD from the coding sequence ATGGCTCCTCCTGAACATAAGCCAACCTCTGAGGGGGACAAGAATAAACTTCTCGGCCGCGAAGTTAGAGACATGGTGGATGTCATAACAAACCGCATTGCTGGTCTCCACAACCAGGAAAGCTCGGCTGATGAGGATGATCATGGCATTAGAATCATTACTCTTGCTGGAACCAACACGGGAGCTACAATGCGAAGTGAGTTGGATGATCAGAAAGGTAAAAAGTTGCCTGATGGGGAGTCGTTTGGTGAGCCTGAGGCATCAGGTACTTATGTTAACAGCAATTTCCAAGCTCTTAACAATTCTATCATGTTTGGTAGCCACTACAACACTAATGATCCTGGAGTTCATATGGACATTTCGGATACTTTTGAACCTCATGGACTCAAGCCTGGTAAGCATggaaagaaggggaagaagaaagacaaGGGATTGAAGGAGGAAAATCATTCTGACCATTCAGATTGA